From Woronichinia naegeliana WA131, the proteins below share one genomic window:
- a CDS encoding ISAs1 family transposase: protein MKLRPKYRLVEHFAEIDDPRIERTKRHKLIDILTIAILAVICGAEGWVAMESFGKAKHQWLKKILELPNGIPSDDTFARVFASLNPEQFQDCFLHWVKSIAEVSEGEVIAIDGKTLRHSYDNANGKGAIQMVSAWATANRLVLGQCKVESKSNEITAIPKLLKMLEVKGCIVTIDAMGTQTKIAQQIVGRGGDYVLALKGNQGNLCEDVEQLFAHAQSVNFVGIKHDFHQTIDKGHGRIEIRRCWTMEQTEFLLGGEKWAKLTSICMIKAERRLKDKTEYETRYYISSLPSNAQKLSQSVRSHWLIENSLHWVLDLAFNEDACRIRKDFAPENLAVLRHIALNLLTKENTLKLGIKNKRLRAGWDEDYLLKVLLG, encoded by the coding sequence ATGAAACTCCGACCCAAATATAGACTGGTAGAACACTTTGCCGAAATAGATGACCCTCGCATCGAACGAACAAAACGGCATAAACTCATTGATATTCTAACGATTGCCATCTTAGCCGTCATTTGTGGAGCAGAAGGTTGGGTAGCCATGGAAAGTTTCGGCAAGGCTAAACATCAATGGCTAAAAAAAATTTTGGAATTGCCGAATGGCATCCCCTCCGACGATACGTTTGCGCGTGTATTTGCTAGTCTGAATCCAGAGCAATTTCAAGACTGTTTTCTGCATTGGGTCAAAAGTATAGCGGAGGTAAGTGAAGGAGAAGTGATAGCGATTGACGGCAAAACCCTTCGCCACTCCTATGACAATGCCAACGGAAAGGGCGCAATTCAGATGGTAAGTGCATGGGCAACAGCAAATCGTCTAGTACTAGGACAGTGCAAGGTGGAAAGCAAATCGAATGAAATCACGGCGATTCCTAAACTCCTGAAAATGCTAGAGGTCAAAGGTTGTATCGTAACGATTGATGCCATGGGAACTCAGACAAAGATTGCCCAACAGATAGTAGGGCGAGGGGGAGATTATGTTTTGGCATTGAAAGGCAATCAAGGTAATTTATGTGAGGATGTTGAACAATTATTTGCTCATGCTCAATCGGTTAATTTTGTGGGAATTAAGCATGATTTTCATCAAACAATAGACAAGGGACATGGACGGATTGAAATTCGCCGTTGCTGGACGATGGAACAAACAGAATTTTTGCTGGGTGGGGAGAAATGGGCAAAGTTGACGAGCATCTGTATGATTAAAGCGGAGAGACGATTGAAAGACAAAACAGAGTATGAGACTCGCTACTATATCAGTAGCCTGCCGAGTAATGCTCAAAAATTATCCCAATCTGTTCGTAGTCATTGGTTGATAGAAAACTCTTTACATTGGGTTCTAGACTTGGCCTTCAACGAGGATGCTTGTCGCATTCGTAAGGATTTTGCTCCTGAGAATTTAGCCGTCTTACGCCATATCGCTCTTAACTTGCTCACAAAGGAAAATACTCTGAAACTTGGTATCAAGAATAAACGGCTACGCGCTGGTTGGGACGAGGACTATCTCCTTAAGGTTTTACTCGGATAA
- a CDS encoding Uma2 family endonuclease, with amino-acid sequence MITLDLRPNLQLTDQAFDQLCRSNPDLQLERNAQGELIAMAPSGSETGRQNLGLGAQLWIWNQATRRGEAFDSSAGFTLPNGAIRSPDAAWIEISRWQAIPPQQRRKFAPICPDFVIELKSPSDDLSILQAKLTEYIENGARLGWLIDPENRQVFCYRPQQLPELFNNPRYLSGEDVLLEFVLDLWVVWGD; translated from the coding sequence ATGATCACCCTCGATCTTCGCCCTAATTTACAACTAACGGATCAAGCCTTTGATCAACTTTGTCGCAGTAACCCTGATTTGCAACTGGAACGCAATGCTCAAGGAGAATTAATCGCTATGGCCCCTTCTGGTAGTGAAACTGGTCGTCAAAATTTGGGGCTGGGTGCTCAACTTTGGATTTGGAACCAGGCAACTCGACGAGGTGAAGCTTTTGATTCTTCAGCCGGATTTACGTTACCGAATGGCGCGATTCGTTCACCTGATGCAGCTTGGATTGAAATATCTCGTTGGCAAGCAATTCCTCCTCAACAACGTCGTAAATTTGCACCTATTTGTCCTGATTTTGTGATTGAGTTAAAATCGCCTAGTGATGATTTGTCGATATTACAAGCAAAATTAACAGAGTATATAGAGAATGGGGCCAGATTAGGTTGGTTAATTGATCCTGAAAATCGTCAAGTTTTTTGCTATCGTCCCCAACAGTTACCAGAATTGTTTAATAATCCCCGTTATTTGTCGGGAGAAGATGTTTTGTTGGAATTTGTGTTGGATTTGTGGGTGGTTTGGGGAGATTAA
- a CDS encoding SagB/ThcOx family dehydrogenase gives MSDLPPSLASYYHEQTKYHPQTLAQKSRGLDWESQPAVFKEYKIGTVYDLKPYLSEPIAPGTEEEQWARLSRLLACSYGLTATVATIGQPMYLRAAPSAGGLYPAEIYLLSRGTKSLPSGLYSYQPQTHSLVHFWQDTVWSKLQEACFYPAVLSKVSLALVTTAIFYRSVWRYEDRAYRRIFLDTGHLLGNIELASAINEYRPYLLGGFQDQAIAALLYLEPQQEAVMTVIGLQDYQQNPAPLERPAPALPSTIHRDYPNLKDGELLPYFHQTTEIQTQIAIPAENKPLEDKYNFPFCLKIPTQTNPIDWQPGLTGLEKAILRRRSTRAYSGANLSIEELKALLDFTYQPHHYQYQELDPQPDYFDLSLIQSFVAVSGVNGLEEGCYYYAPLAQELRQIRFKNFRQELYYLCLGQALGRDAAAVIFHTADLEQAVKLYGDRAYRYLHMDAGHLGQRLNLAAIYLELGVSGIGGFFDDQVNEVLGIPADEAVLYITTLGRPRYAN, from the coding sequence ATGTCAGACTTGCCCCCTTCCCTTGCCAGTTACTACCACGAGCAAACTAAATATCATCCGCAAACCCTGGCCCAGAAAAGTCGGGGACTGGATTGGGAGAGCCAACCGGCTGTCTTTAAAGAGTATAAAATTGGCACGGTCTATGATCTTAAGCCCTATCTTTCGGAGCCGATCGCGCCTGGAACGGAAGAGGAGCAATGGGCCCGTTTGTCCCGTTTGTTGGCTTGTAGTTATGGATTAACAGCAACCGTTGCCACCATCGGACAACCCATGTATCTCAGGGCGGCTCCATCGGCAGGGGGACTCTATCCAGCAGAGATTTACTTGTTATCGAGGGGAACAAAATCGCTCCCTTCTGGTTTGTACAGTTACCAACCCCAAACCCATTCCCTGGTGCATTTTTGGCAAGATACGGTTTGGTCAAAGTTACAGGAAGCTTGTTTTTATCCGGCGGTTTTGAGCAAGGTGAGTTTGGCCTTAGTGACAACTGCTATTTTTTATCGCTCTGTTTGGCGTTATGAGGATCGGGCCTATCGACGTATTTTTCTGGACACAGGCCATTTACTGGGCAATATTGAATTAGCCAGTGCGATTAATGAGTATCGACCCTATCTGCTGGGCGGTTTTCAGGATCAGGCGATCGCGGCCTTACTGTATCTGGAACCTCAACAGGAAGCAGTAATGACGGTGATTGGACTTCAGGATTACCAACAAAATCCAGCCCCTTTGGAAAGGCCAGCCCCGGCCTTACCTTCCACCATTCATCGGGATTATCCAAACCTAAAGGATGGAGAATTGCTGCCCTATTTTCATCAAACCACGGAAATTCAAACCCAGATTGCTATCCCCGCCGAAAATAAACCTCTAGAAGATAAATATAATTTTCCCTTCTGTTTGAAAATCCCCACCCAAACAAACCCGATTGATTGGCAACCAGGGTTAACTGGTTTAGAGAAAGCAATTTTACGGCGGCGATCTACCCGTGCCTATAGTGGCGCGAATCTCAGTATTGAAGAACTCAAGGCTCTATTAGACTTTACCTATCAGCCGCACCATTACCAATATCAGGAACTTGATCCCCAACCGGATTATTTTGATCTGAGTTTGATTCAAAGCTTTGTGGCCGTATCGGGGGTAAATGGACTGGAAGAAGGCTGTTATTACTATGCTCCGTTGGCTCAGGAGTTACGACAAATTCGCTTTAAAAATTTCCGACAGGAGCTTTACTATCTCTGTCTTGGCCAAGCCTTGGGACGAGATGCGGCAGCAGTGATTTTTCATACCGCAGATTTAGAGCAGGCCGTTAAGCTTTACGGCGATCGCGCTTATCGTTACCTACACATGGATGCGGGTCACTTAGGACAACGGTTAAATCTCGCGGCCATTTATCTGGAGTTAGGAGTAAGCGGCATAGGCGGTTTTTTTGATGATCAGGTGAATGAAGTACTGGGGATTCCGGCAGATGAGGCGGTGCTGTACATTACTACCCTGGGTCGTCCCCGTTATGCGAATTAG
- a CDS encoding transposase has translation MQLCQRLEQILENLRPAFSREATYQWFILLAWGVVLNSQPSAITSYVNALGLTESYYHQALHWFESKAFNVKGLTLGWSKWVSQHENLYRIKEKRVYVGDGIKVGKEGRKMPGVKRLHQESGNVAKPEWIRGHYFNALSVLVGAGKACFALPLVLRLDDGIKSKATAKEGKKGSKKEKTTLVTKMGELCTTYAEAGSYVILDAYFACGAVLKSFRQNALHLITRVRCSTVAYAPFSSVPTLRGKGRPRLWGSSIKLESLFALVEDFPTAKVWLYGQQVSVSYQCFEFHWDSPHQLVKFVLTQLPNGQRLILLSTDLCLTGPEIIAAYGLRFKIEVTFRQLIHLLGGFAYRFWLKALPTLPTWPSNLILPDYPQTVQTQILNKVEAFERFVNLHVIVLGLLQILSLELPQGIWANFPRWFRTLPSHGYPSERIAQLAIQHQAPMIFPQSPPSGTSTLF, from the coding sequence ATGCAACTATGTCAGCGACTAGAGCAAATCCTAGAGAATCTCCGTCCCGCCTTTAGCCGAGAAGCAACGTACCAATGGTTTATCCTATTAGCCTGGGGAGTAGTGCTCAACAGCCAACCGAGCGCAATAACAAGCTATGTCAATGCCTTAGGGTTAACAGAGAGCTACTACCATCAGGCACTACATTGGTTTGAATCCAAGGCATTTAACGTCAAAGGACTGACCTTGGGATGGTCGAAGTGGGTAAGTCAGCATGAAAATCTATATCGAATCAAGGAAAAACGAGTGTATGTGGGGGATGGAATCAAAGTGGGGAAAGAAGGGCGCAAGATGCCAGGGGTAAAACGACTACACCAAGAATCCGGAAATGTGGCGAAGCCAGAATGGATAAGGGGGCATTACTTCAATGCCTTGAGTGTTTTGGTGGGAGCAGGAAAAGCCTGCTTTGCCTTGCCCTTAGTGTTGCGGCTAGACGATGGCATCAAGTCCAAAGCAACGGCAAAGGAAGGGAAAAAAGGCAGCAAAAAAGAGAAGACTACTCTAGTCACGAAAATGGGGGAGCTTTGCACTACCTACGCAGAGGCGGGAAGCTATGTGATTTTGGATGCTTACTTCGCTTGTGGAGCAGTGCTCAAAAGTTTTCGCCAAAATGCCTTGCATCTCATCACCCGAGTGCGTTGCTCTACAGTGGCATATGCTCCCTTTTCTTCCGTTCCGACCTTGAGGGGGAAAGGACGACCACGGCTTTGGGGGAGTTCAATAAAACTAGAAAGCCTGTTTGCTCTTGTGGAGGATTTTCCCACCGCTAAAGTCTGGCTCTATGGTCAACAAGTCTCCGTTTCTTATCAGTGCTTTGAGTTCCACTGGGATAGTCCCCATCAGCTCGTTAAGTTTGTCCTCACCCAATTGCCCAACGGACAAAGACTGATTCTGCTTTCTACTGACCTCTGTTTGACTGGACCTGAGATTATTGCCGCTTACGGTCTCCGATTTAAGATTGAAGTCACTTTTCGTCAATTAATCCATCTTTTGGGCGGCTTTGCCTATCGTTTTTGGCTTAAGGCTCTTCCTACTTTACCGACCTGGCCTAGCAATCTTATCCTCCCTGACTATCCCCAAACTGTTCAGACTCAGATTTTAAACAAAGTAGAAGCCTTTGAGCGTTTTGTTAATCTTCATGTCATTGTTCTCGGCTTACTTCAAATTCTTTCCTTAGAGTTACCCCAGGGGATTTGGGCTAATTTCCCTCGCTGGTTTCGGACTCTACCCTCCCATGGCTATCCTAGTGAACGCATTGCTCAACTAGCCATCCAACATCAAGCCCCAATGATTTTTCCTCAAAGTCCACCTAGTGGCACGTCAACTTTATTTTGA
- a CDS encoding Uma2 family endonuclease, whose product MITLDLRPNLQLTDQAFDQLCRSNPDLQLERTAQGELIAMAPSGSETGYYNADISGQLWQWNRKRQGGITFDSSAGFTLPNGAIRSPDAAWIEKSRWQAIPPQQRRKFAPICPDFVIELKSPSDDLSILQAKLTEYIENEARLGWLIDPENRQVFCYRPQQLPELFNNPRHLSGEDVLLEFVLDLLVVWGD is encoded by the coding sequence ATGATCACCCTCGATCTTCGCCCTAACTTACAACTAACGGATCAAGCCTTTGATCAACTTTGTCGCAGTAACCCTGATTTGCAACTGGAACGAACCGCTCAAGGAGAATTAATTGCAATGGCCCCTTCTGGTAGTGAAACGGGATATTACAACGCGGATATTAGTGGTCAACTATGGCAATGGAATCGAAAACGACAAGGGGGGATAACCTTTGATTCTTCAGCCGGATTTACGCTACCGAATGGCGCGATTCGTTCACCTGATGCAGCTTGGATTGAAAAATCTCGTTGGCAAGCGATTCCTCCTCAACAACGTCGTAAATTTGCACCCATTTGTCCTGATTTTGTGATTGAGTTAAAATCGCCTAGTGATGATTTGTCGATATTACAAGCAAAGTTAACGGAGTATATAGAGAATGAAGCCAGATTAGGTTGGTTAATTGATCCTGAAAATCGTCAAGTTTTTTGTTATCGTCCCCAACAGTTACCCGAATTGTTCAATAATCCCCGTCATTTGTCGGGAGAAGATGTTTTGTTGGAATTTGTGTTAGATTTGCTGGTGGTTTGGGGAGATTGA
- a CDS encoding helix-turn-helix domain-containing protein produces MRGINIDVNGQGWTDEEAAAAFSCHRNTVANLRERLVNEGVESALSRKPRKTPPRQPIIDGEVEAKLIALRCGEPPAGQARWTLRLLADKAVELEIVPAISHETVRQVLKK; encoded by the coding sequence GTGCGAGGTATAAACATTGATGTGAATGGACAAGGATGGACGGATGAGGAAGCTGCCGCCGCCTTTAGTTGTCACCGTAACACAGTCGCCAATCTCAGGGAGCGATTGGTCAATGAAGGTGTGGAGTCAGCATTAAGCCGCAAGCCCCGCAAAACGCCGCCTCGTCAACCGATTATTGATGGAGAGGTAGAAGCAAAACTAATCGCCTTACGTTGTGGAGAACCGCCTGCTGGTCAAGCCCGTTGGACATTGAGGTTACTAGCCGACAAGGCGGTCGAGTTAGAAATTGTGCCAGCAATTAGTCACGAAACCGTGCGTCAAGTGTTAAAAAAATGA
- a CDS encoding ribulose bisphosphate carboxylase small subunit → MKTLSKERRYETLSYLPPLTDQQILKQVQYLIDQGMIAGVEFEENPLPETHFWTMWKLPFFGGASAQELLAEVRECRSEYPNAYIRVIGFDNIKQCQTISFIVHKPSQGQGRY, encoded by the coding sequence ATGAAAACCCTATCGAAAGAGCGTCGTTACGAAACCCTTTCCTATTTACCTCCTTTAACCGATCAACAAATTCTTAAGCAAGTTCAATACTTGATTGATCAAGGCATGATCGCGGGTGTGGAATTTGAAGAAAATCCTCTGCCTGAAACTCACTTTTGGACAATGTGGAAACTGCCTTTCTTTGGTGGTGCCTCTGCTCAAGAACTTTTGGCAGAAGTTCGGGAATGCCGTTCTGAGTATCCCAACGCTTATATCCGCGTGATCGGTTTTGACAATATCAAACAGTGTCAAACCATCAGTTTTATTGTTCACAAGCCTAGCCAAGGCCAAGGTCGTTATTAA
- a CDS encoding chaperonin family protein RbcX, with the protein MQTKQVAQATAKVLQSYLTYQAVRTIQSELSETNPPQAIWLGQYASTHDIQDGEVFIDGLLAVNKELVLRILTVREYLADNVLDFLPEMVRTGIGQANMEHRRHLLERLTQSRPEDLLPSEMADTESDVNDSSPS; encoded by the coding sequence ATGCAGACCAAGCAAGTTGCCCAAGCGACAGCCAAGGTATTACAGAGTTATCTCACCTATCAAGCAGTCCGCACTATCCAAAGTGAACTGTCAGAAACTAACCCTCCTCAAGCCATCTGGCTAGGTCAATACGCATCTACTCATGACATTCAGGATGGTGAGGTGTTTATTGATGGTTTGTTAGCGGTCAACAAGGAACTAGTTTTAAGGATTTTGACAGTTCGGGAATATCTCGCAGACAATGTTCTCGATTTTCTTCCAGAGATGGTTCGTACTGGCATAGGCCAGGCTAACATGGAACACCGTCGTCATTTGCTAGAACGACTTACCCAATCCAGGCCAGAAGACTTGCTGCCCTCTGAAATGGCGGATACTGAATCGGACGTTAACGATTCATCCCCTTCTTAA
- a CDS encoding NAD(P)/FAD-dependent oxidoreductase, whose product MLRLTEIKLPLDHPEDAVTKCAYGIAVAILKKLQIAPEELIRYTIFKRSHDARKKGAIALVYIVDVETTQDQALLKRFQKDPHVMPTPDMSYHFVTQAPPNLSQRPIIIGTGPCGMFAGLLLAQMGFCPLILERGKPVRDRTADTFAFWKGKETLNPESNAQFGEGGAGTFSDGKLYSQVRDSNHYGRKVLNELVNAGASPEILYINKPHIGTFKLVGIVQSLRARIEALGGEIRFQSRVTDIQIEKGQVQGVTLAGGEMIASHHVVLAIGHSARDTFQMLFERGVYIEPKPFSIGFRIEHPQPLIDRCRFGEQAGHKLLGAADYKLVHHCQNGRSVYSFCMCPGGLVVAATSELGRVVTNGMSQYSRNERNANSGIVVGITPEDYPGHPLAGVDLQRRLESQAFELGGRNYDAPGQRVGDFLANRPSQNLGTVHPSYTPGVHLTDLSTSLPDYAIAAIREALPAFDKQIKGFAMPDAMLTGVETRTSSPIRIKRDESYQSINTEGLYPAGEGAGYAGGILSAGIDGIKVAEAVALNMARL is encoded by the coding sequence ATGTTGCGATTAACTGAAATTAAGCTGCCCCTTGACCATCCCGAAGATGCGGTCACAAAGTGTGCCTACGGCATCGCTGTGGCTATCCTCAAGAAATTACAGATCGCCCCAGAGGAATTAATTCGCTACACCATTTTCAAACGCAGTCATGATGCCCGTAAAAAAGGCGCAATTGCTTTGGTTTACATTGTGGACGTGGAAACGACCCAGGATCAAGCCCTTCTCAAACGTTTCCAAAAAGACCCTCATGTGATGCCTACCCCTGACATGAGTTACCATTTTGTCACCCAGGCTCCCCCGAATTTAAGCCAACGTCCGATCATCATTGGGACTGGCCCCTGTGGGATGTTTGCTGGCTTGTTGCTGGCTCAAATGGGTTTTTGTCCTTTGATCCTAGAACGAGGTAAACCTGTCCGCGATCGCACGGCTGATACCTTTGCCTTTTGGAAGGGAAAAGAAACCTTAAACCCAGAATCCAACGCCCAATTTGGGGAAGGCGGGGCGGGAACCTTTTCTGATGGCAAACTCTACAGTCAAGTCCGAGATTCCAACCATTACGGGCGCAAAGTATTGAATGAATTGGTTAACGCTGGGGCTTCCCCTGAAATTCTCTACATTAATAAACCTCACATTGGTACTTTTAAGTTAGTGGGTATTGTCCAAAGTTTACGCGCTCGCATTGAAGCCCTAGGGGGGGAAATCCGTTTTCAAAGTCGTGTCACTGATATTCAGATCGAAAAAGGACAAGTACAGGGTGTGACCCTAGCCGGTGGGGAAATGATCGCCAGTCATCATGTTGTTTTGGCGATCGGCCATAGTGCACGGGATACCTTCCAAATGTTATTTGAGCGGGGCGTTTACATCGAACCCAAACCCTTTTCCATCGGTTTTCGCATTGAACATCCCCAACCCCTGATTGATCGCTGTCGTTTTGGAGAACAAGCCGGTCATAAATTGTTAGGAGCCGCCGACTATAAGCTGGTTCATCACTGTCAGAATGGCCGTTCTGTCTATAGTTTTTGTATGTGTCCTGGGGGGTTAGTAGTGGCTGCGACCTCAGAACTGGGAAGGGTTGTCACCAACGGTATGAGCCAATATTCTCGCAATGAACGCAATGCCAATAGTGGGATCGTAGTGGGCATTACTCCCGAAGATTATCCAGGGCATCCTTTGGCTGGGGTGGATTTGCAACGTCGTTTAGAATCCCAGGCTTTTGAGCTAGGCGGCCGCAATTATGACGCACCAGGGCAACGGGTGGGGGATTTTCTGGCCAATCGTCCTTCTCAAAATTTGGGGACGGTACATCCTTCCTATACTCCGGGTGTGCATCTTACTGACTTAAGTACAAGCTTGCCAGACTATGCGATCGCGGCAATTCGTGAAGCTTTACCAGCCTTTGATAAACAGATTAAGGGGTTTGCCATGCCCGATGCCATGCTGACGGGGGTAGAAACGCGCACTTCTTCTCCTATTCGTATTAAACGCGATGAAAGTTATCAAAGTATTAATACTGAAGGGCTTTATCCGGCGGGGGAAGGGGCCGGTTATGCAGGCGGTATTCTTTCTGCGGGGATTGATGGGATTAAAGTTGCCGAGGCTGTTGCTTTAAATATGGCGCGATTATGA
- a CDS encoding BrnT family toxin: MQFEWNPDKADLNLKKHGVSFNEASTVFNDLLSVTFPDPDHSYGEERYVIIGLSHTHRLLIVSHTDRGDRVRLISAREANQHERRFYETGE; the protein is encoded by the coding sequence ATGCAGTTTGAATGGAATCCAGACAAAGCAGATTTAAACTTGAAAAAACATGGCGTATCGTTCAACGAAGCATCAACTGTTTTCAATGATCTTTTATCCGTGACATTCCCCGATCCAGATCACTCTTATGGAGAAGAACGTTACGTTATCATTGGTTTATCCCATACCCATCGCCTCCTAATCGTTTCTCATACAGATCGAGGGGATCGAGTTAGGCTCATCAGCGCACGGGAGGCAAATCAACATGAACGGAGGTTTTATGAAACAGGAGAATAG
- a CDS encoding IS630 family transposase produces the protein MYVIPPEKSAEFVSNMEDVLEIYHRPYDPNCPVICMDEQPIQLVKETRLPLPAKPGQPEAHDYEYERNGTANIFMFTEPLSGWRKTVVSERRTSVDWATEIKNLLDNDYADNDKVILVCDQLNTHKLASLYEAFEPSTARRLVERLEIHHTPKHGSWLNIAENELSAMTRQCLARRIPDRETLEQETTAWYTQRNHSQKSVDWQFTTAEARIRLKRLYPQIEN, from the coding sequence ATGTACGTGATTCCACCAGAAAAGAGTGCCGAATTTGTGTCTAACATGGAAGATGTTCTAGAAATTTATCACCGACCCTATGACCCCAATTGTCCAGTGATTTGCATGGATGAGCAACCTATACAATTGGTCAAAGAAACCCGCCTTCCTCTACCAGCCAAACCTGGACAGCCAGAGGCGCATGATTACGAATATGAACGCAATGGAACAGCCAATATCTTTATGTTTACAGAACCCTTGTCTGGGTGGCGAAAGACAGTTGTCAGTGAACGTAGAACATCGGTTGACTGGGCAACAGAAATTAAGAATTTACTCGATAACGACTATGCTGATAACGACAAAGTCATTTTAGTATGTGATCAGCTAAATACTCACAAACTTGCCTCACTATATGAAGCATTTGAGCCTTCCACGGCTCGTCGTCTAGTCGAACGGTTGGAAATTCACCATACCCCAAAACATGGCAGTTGGCTTAATATTGCTGAAAACGAGCTGTCCGCAATGACTCGGCAATGCCTAGCTCGTCGAATTCCAGATCGGGAAACTTTAGAGCAAGAAACAACGGCTTGGTACACTCAGCGCAATCATTCCCAAAAGTCGGTAGATTGGCAATTCACGACGGCTGAGGCTCGTATCCGTCTCAAGCGTCTTTATCCACAAATAGAAAATTGA